Proteins from a genomic interval of Micromonospora sp. NBC_00389:
- a CDS encoding cyclic nucleotide-binding domain-containing protein, whose product MTALDVLREHPFLTGVPQEWLPRLAGYARPVVWHPGHRVFRAGQPAERFWLINRGEVALDFPVPGRGDVGIETIGAGGVLGWSWIFPPYRWQFGAVAVQRTTTIEFTAEGVRRLIESDDALGRQLTLRLMAVVVDRLQASRSRLRELYGYPAA is encoded by the coding sequence ATGACCGCGTTGGACGTTCTCCGGGAGCATCCCTTTCTCACCGGCGTGCCGCAGGAGTGGCTGCCGCGGCTGGCCGGGTACGCCCGGCCGGTGGTGTGGCATCCCGGCCACCGGGTGTTCCGCGCCGGCCAGCCGGCCGAACGGTTCTGGCTGATCAACCGCGGCGAGGTGGCGCTGGACTTCCCGGTGCCCGGCCGCGGAGACGTGGGGATCGAGACGATCGGCGCGGGCGGGGTGCTCGGCTGGTCCTGGATCTTCCCGCCGTACCGCTGGCAGTTCGGTGCGGTCGCGGTGCAACGCACCACGACAATCGAGTTCACGGCCGAGGGCGTGCGGCGGCTGATCGAATCCGATGACGCCCTTGGCCGGCAGCTCACCCTGCGGCTCATGGCCGTGGTGGTGGACCGGCTCCAGGCGTCCCGCAGCCGGCTGCGCGAGCTGTACGGCTATCCGGCCGCCTGA
- a CDS encoding IS607 family transposase: MNLKEWAKREGVHPVTAYRWFREGKLPVPARRVGGLILVESPPAPAPAGVVVVYARVSSADQKADLDRQVARVTAWATGQGMTISRVVTEVGSALNGHLKKFLALLRDPAVATIVVEHRDRFARFGAEYVEAALAAQGRRLLVADPAEVDDDLVRDVTEILTSLCARLYGRRAAANRARRAVATATAQDEP, from the coding sequence GTGAACTTGAAAGAGTGGGCGAAGCGGGAAGGGGTCCACCCGGTGACGGCGTATCGCTGGTTCCGGGAGGGCAAGCTACCCGTGCCTGCTCGGCGGGTCGGCGGGTTGATCCTGGTGGAATCGCCCCCTGCCCCGGCCCCGGCAGGGGTAGTGGTGGTGTACGCCCGGGTGTCGTCGGCTGATCAGAAGGCCGACCTGGATCGTCAGGTGGCACGGGTCACTGCGTGGGCCACGGGCCAAGGCATGACTATTTCCCGGGTGGTGACCGAGGTCGGGTCCGCCCTGAACGGGCACCTCAAGAAGTTCCTCGCCCTGTTGCGTGACCCGGCCGTGGCGACCATCGTGGTGGAGCATCGGGACCGGTTCGCCCGGTTCGGCGCCGAATACGTCGAGGCTGCGCTGGCTGCGCAGGGACGCCGGCTCCTGGTCGCCGACCCGGCCGAGGTTGATGACGACCTGGTCCGCGACGTCACGGAAATCCTGACCAGCCTTTGCGCCCGGTTGTACGGCCGCCGCGCAGCGGCGAACCGGGCCCGCCGCGCGGTTGCCACGGCAACAGCCCAGGATGAGCCGTGA
- a CDS encoding IS5 family transposase, with protein sequence MSSPRRGYPSDLTDAQWALIEGLLPEPSTDGRREKHPRREIVNAILYVVRSGCPWRYLPADLPPWQTVYWYFVRWEDAGVTENLLATLRVKARVQDGRNPEPSAGIIDSQSVKGADTVGRQTRGYDAGKKVNGRKRFIITDTAGLLVTVAVMAASWQDRDGAKIALLSAYLATPIRHVFADQGFAGRLVDWTRDTLKITLEIVRKPADQRGFAVHPRRWVVERTLAWLTACRRLARDYERHPEISEGIVRWAAIAGMTRRITRGRPARRQAKRTFIWT encoded by the coding sequence GTGTCGTCGCCTCGTCGTGGATACCCGTCGGACCTGACCGATGCCCAGTGGGCGTTGATCGAAGGGTTGTTGCCGGAGCCCAGCACGGACGGGCGGCGGGAGAAGCATCCTCGTCGGGAGATCGTCAACGCGATCTTGTACGTGGTCCGCTCGGGGTGTCCGTGGCGGTACCTGCCGGCGGATCTGCCGCCGTGGCAGACGGTGTACTGGTACTTCGTGCGCTGGGAAGACGCCGGTGTGACCGAGAACCTGCTGGCCACGCTGCGGGTCAAGGCGCGGGTGCAGGACGGGCGGAATCCGGAGCCCTCGGCGGGGATCATCGACTCGCAGTCAGTGAAGGGCGCCGACACCGTCGGGCGGCAGACGCGTGGCTACGACGCGGGTAAGAAGGTCAACGGCAGGAAACGGTTCATCATCACCGATACCGCCGGGCTGTTGGTCACCGTGGCGGTGATGGCGGCGTCGTGGCAGGACCGCGACGGCGCGAAGATCGCCCTGCTCAGCGCTTATCTGGCCACCCCGATCCGGCACGTCTTCGCCGACCAGGGCTTCGCGGGCCGTCTCGTCGACTGGACCCGTGACACCTTGAAGATCACGCTGGAGATCGTGCGGAAGCCCGCTGACCAGCGGGGCTTCGCCGTGCACCCGCGCAGGTGGGTCGTGGAGCGGACCCTGGCATGGCTCACCGCCTGCCGCCGGCTGGCCCGCGATTACGAACGCCACCCTGAAATCTCCGAAGGCATCGTCAGGTGGGCCGCCATCGCCGGCATGACCCGCCGCATCACTCGCGGCCGGCCAGCCCGACGGCAGGCAAAGCGCACCTTCATCTGGACCTGA
- the tnpB gene encoding IS607 family element RNA-guided endonuclease TnpB: MKRYEPPAGWAVHAYKFALDPTEAQVGGLRRNTGAARFAYNHMLRRTSAVKAQRAAEVSYGVAEADLTPWQGWSLPDLRRTWNEAKQWVAPWWHECSKEAFNTGLANLSAALGNWHASRTGARKGRRMGWPRPKRKHARRSARFTTGAIRLDPDNRHVVLPRLGRIRSHESTRKLSRRVQAGTAKILSATITEAAGRWFCSFQVAARRTVGRPTHAPRSGRVVGVDVGIKRLAVLSTGEMVPNPAPFKAALKKLAKAQRRAARKVGPYEPVAKRKRTPSNRWRRAQATVARLHGTAHAVRADSWHQLTTRLAQQFDTVVVEDLHVAAMVRNRKLARSLTDAAPATLRRHLAYKAGWYGATLHIADRWYPSSKTCSGCQTVKPKLSLAERTFDCTACGLSLDRDVNAARKLAALVRHVDLELPGDAKTGRGAYVRPVRPAPAGRAVGREASRPVHPVNVVRQRTAADHALSSA, from the coding sequence GTGAAGCGGTACGAACCGCCGGCCGGGTGGGCCGTGCACGCGTACAAGTTCGCACTCGACCCCACGGAGGCGCAGGTGGGCGGTCTGCGCCGCAACACCGGTGCGGCCCGGTTCGCGTACAACCACATGCTGCGTCGGACCTCCGCGGTGAAGGCGCAACGCGCCGCCGAGGTTTCGTACGGCGTGGCCGAGGCGGACCTGACGCCGTGGCAGGGCTGGTCATTGCCGGACCTGCGACGCACCTGGAACGAGGCCAAGCAGTGGGTCGCGCCGTGGTGGCATGAGTGCTCGAAGGAGGCGTTCAACACCGGGCTGGCGAACCTGTCCGCCGCGTTGGGTAACTGGCACGCCTCGCGCACCGGCGCCCGTAAGGGCCGCCGGATGGGTTGGCCCCGGCCCAAGCGTAAGCACGCCCGCCGGTCGGCCCGGTTCACCACCGGCGCGATCCGTCTCGACCCGGACAACCGGCATGTGGTGCTGCCCCGGCTGGGCCGTATCCGCAGCCACGAGTCAACCCGCAAACTGTCCCGGCGGGTACAGGCCGGTACCGCGAAGATCCTGTCCGCGACGATCACCGAGGCCGCCGGGCGATGGTTCTGCTCGTTCCAGGTCGCCGCGCGGCGCACCGTCGGACGCCCGACGCACGCGCCGCGCTCCGGGCGGGTCGTCGGGGTGGACGTCGGGATCAAGCGCCTGGCGGTGCTATCCACCGGTGAGATGGTGCCGAACCCGGCGCCGTTCAAAGCCGCGTTGAAGAAGCTCGCCAAGGCGCAGCGCCGCGCCGCACGCAAGGTCGGACCGTACGAACCGGTGGCCAAGCGGAAACGAACCCCGTCGAACCGGTGGCGCCGGGCGCAGGCGACGGTGGCCCGGCTGCACGGCACCGCGCATGCCGTCCGTGCCGATTCCTGGCACCAGCTCACCACCCGCCTCGCGCAGCAGTTCGACACCGTCGTGGTCGAGGACCTGCATGTGGCCGCAATGGTCCGCAACCGCAAGCTGGCCCGGTCCCTGACAGACGCCGCCCCGGCGACGCTGCGCCGGCACCTGGCTTACAAGGCTGGCTGGTACGGCGCCACGCTACACATCGCTGACCGGTGGTACCCCAGTTCCAAGACCTGCTCTGGCTGCCAGACGGTGAAACCCAAGCTGTCGCTGGCCGAGCGCACGTTCGACTGCACCGCGTGTGGCCTGTCCCTCGACCGGGACGTCAACGCCGCACGGAAACTCGCCGCACTCGTGCGGCACGTCGACCTGGAGTTGCCGGGCGACGCAAAAACAGGACGTGGAGCCTATGTAAGACCCGTAAGACCTGCGCCCGCAGGCAGGGCAGTGGGCCGCGAAGCGTCTAGACCGGTCCATCCGGTCAACGTCGTCCGGCAACGGACGGCTGCCGATCACGCGCTGTCAAGTGCTTAG
- a CDS encoding hemolysin family protein: MQSYGSQLALVGILVVINALFAGSEMALVSLRDSQIQRLERTSRAGRVLAHLAKDPNRFLATIQIGITLAGFLASAAAAVSLAKPLVPLLGMFGSAAETVAIVAVTLALTFVTLVFGELAPKRIAMQSAERWALLVARPLDVLATLTRPAVWALGATSDLVVRLFGLNPKHQPEEIGPDELRDIVAGNHGFTKEQRTIIAGAVEIADRRLRAVLVPRLQVFTLDSGTTAEAARLVLAATGHSRAPVVRHGGLDDTAGVIHLRDLVGVPDDRRVDEIARPPMLLPDSLPVVDALRQFKAERQQIALVVDERGAVDGIVTLEDILEEIVGEIYDETDRDVNSVRRDPDGALVLPGTFPVHDLTDIGVELPSRPAGDYTTVAGLVLARLGHIPTVAGEDVTLDGWVLMVTGIDHRAITEVRLSRVPDETDADRDAEPVLDEARG; encoded by the coding sequence GTGCAGAGCTACGGGAGCCAACTGGCCCTGGTCGGAATTCTGGTCGTCATCAACGCGCTCTTCGCCGGCAGTGAGATGGCCCTGGTGTCGCTGCGGGACAGCCAGATCCAGCGGTTGGAGCGCACCAGCCGGGCCGGGCGGGTGCTGGCCCACCTCGCCAAGGACCCGAACCGTTTCCTGGCGACCATTCAGATCGGCATCACCCTGGCCGGCTTCCTGGCCTCCGCCGCCGCGGCGGTCTCACTGGCCAAGCCCCTGGTGCCGCTGCTCGGGATGTTCGGGAGCGCCGCCGAGACGGTGGCGATCGTGGCGGTCACCCTCGCGTTGACCTTCGTCACGCTGGTCTTCGGTGAGCTGGCCCCCAAGCGGATCGCCATGCAGTCGGCCGAGCGGTGGGCGCTGCTGGTGGCCCGGCCGCTCGATGTGCTCGCCACTCTCACCCGCCCGGCCGTCTGGGCGCTCGGCGCCACCAGCGACCTGGTGGTCCGCCTGTTCGGGCTCAACCCGAAGCACCAGCCGGAGGAGATCGGCCCGGACGAGCTGCGGGACATCGTCGCCGGCAACCACGGCTTCACCAAGGAGCAGCGCACCATCATCGCTGGCGCCGTGGAGATCGCCGACCGGCGGTTGCGGGCGGTCCTCGTACCCCGGTTGCAGGTTTTCACGCTCGACAGCGGAACCACCGCGGAGGCCGCGCGGCTGGTGCTGGCCGCCACCGGGCACTCCCGGGCACCGGTGGTGCGCCACGGCGGCCTGGACGACACGGCCGGCGTGATCCACCTGCGCGACCTGGTGGGGGTGCCCGACGACCGGCGGGTCGACGAGATCGCCCGCCCCCCGATGTTGCTGCCCGACTCGCTGCCGGTGGTGGACGCGCTGCGCCAGTTCAAGGCCGAGCGCCAGCAGATCGCGCTGGTGGTCGACGAGCGCGGCGCCGTCGACGGCATCGTGACGTTGGAGGACATCCTGGAGGAGATCGTCGGAGAGATCTACGACGAGACCGACCGGGACGTGAACTCGGTGCGCCGCGACCCGGACGGCGCGCTGGTGCTGCCCGGCACCTTCCCGGTGCACGACCTGACGGACATCGGCGTCGAGCTGCCGTCGCGGCCGGCCGGCGACTACACCACCGTCGCCGGGCTGGTGCTGGCCCGCCTCGGGCACATCCCCACCGTCGCGGGGGAGGACGTCACCCTGGACGGGTGGGTGCTGATGGTGACCGGTATCGACCACCGGGCGATCACCGAGGTACGGCTGAGCCGGGTCCCCGATGAGACCGACGCCGATCGGGACGCCGAGCCGGTGCTGGACGAGGCCCGCGGCTGA
- a CDS encoding glycoside hydrolase family 15 protein encodes MDSYPAVEAHGLIGDLQTAALVAMDGTVDWFCAPRFDSPSLFGGLLDRHKGGHFQVSPDGVDYTSKQLYLPGTPILITRFLSADGVGELVDFMPVAGDVATDRHRLVRMIRIVRGSMRFRIDCQPRFNYGRDPHELDVYPEGHVFRSPSLTLALSPVGFDELRVDAEMRRSKEGVSIVGTFHEGAYGGVVLETGSVDQPRVIGTGEVRDLLVQTRDFWRRWLSRSRYTGRWRETVERSAMTLKLMTYAPTGALVAAPTAGLPEQIGGVRNWDYRYTWMRDAAFSVRALLILGFTDEAQQYLHWVNDRVREAKERETRPQIMYRVDGSSDITEETLDHFEGYRGSAPVRIGNGAANQLQFDIYGEVLMALHVADCHGFQATREGWMNAAGTVDWLCDNWDQPEDGIWETRSGRQDFTYGRLMSWVAFDRAVRLAHRRGRPGDTNRWVSARNQIYDQIMARGFHPGPGAFVQHYASDVLDGSLLIMPTIGLVSPDDLMWQSTLRAMDATLVSDSLVYRYDPNASPDGLPGQENTFTMCSFWYVRALAQSGRLEDATLTFEKMLTYSSPLGLYSEEITPTGEQVGNFPQAFSHLSLITAAVNLDQLLDGRP; translated from the coding sequence TTGGATTCGTACCCTGCTGTGGAGGCCCACGGCTTGATCGGTGACCTGCAGACCGCGGCGCTCGTGGCGATGGACGGGACGGTGGACTGGTTCTGCGCCCCACGCTTCGACTCCCCGAGCCTGTTCGGTGGGCTGCTCGATCGGCACAAGGGTGGGCACTTCCAGGTCTCGCCCGATGGCGTCGACTACACGAGTAAGCAGTTGTACCTGCCCGGCACGCCGATCCTTATCACCCGCTTTCTCAGCGCAGACGGCGTGGGTGAGCTGGTGGATTTCATGCCCGTCGCGGGAGACGTCGCGACCGACCGGCACCGCCTGGTCCGCATGATCCGGATCGTCCGAGGCAGCATGCGGTTCCGTATCGACTGCCAACCCCGGTTCAACTACGGCCGGGATCCGCACGAGCTCGACGTGTACCCGGAGGGACACGTCTTCCGCAGTCCCAGCCTCACCCTCGCCCTGAGTCCCGTCGGCTTCGACGAGCTCAGGGTCGACGCGGAGATGCGACGTAGCAAGGAGGGCGTATCCATCGTCGGCACGTTCCATGAGGGCGCCTACGGCGGGGTGGTCCTGGAAACAGGATCGGTTGATCAGCCGCGGGTGATTGGTACGGGCGAGGTGCGCGACCTGCTCGTGCAGACCCGCGACTTCTGGCGGCGCTGGCTCAGCCGCTCCCGGTACACAGGCCGCTGGCGGGAGACGGTCGAGCGGTCCGCGATGACGCTCAAACTCATGACGTACGCGCCGACCGGCGCGCTGGTCGCCGCCCCCACCGCAGGCCTGCCCGAGCAGATCGGCGGGGTACGCAACTGGGACTACCGCTACACCTGGATGCGCGACGCGGCATTCTCGGTGCGCGCGCTGCTCATCCTGGGCTTCACCGACGAAGCTCAGCAGTACCTGCACTGGGTGAACGACCGGGTCCGGGAGGCCAAGGAACGGGAGACGCGGCCGCAGATCATGTACCGCGTCGACGGCTCATCAGACATCACCGAGGAGACGCTCGACCACTTCGAGGGTTACCGCGGATCAGCACCCGTGCGCATTGGCAACGGCGCCGCGAACCAGCTGCAATTCGACATCTACGGCGAGGTACTCATGGCCCTCCACGTCGCCGACTGTCACGGTTTTCAGGCCACCCGCGAGGGGTGGATGAACGCGGCAGGAACAGTGGACTGGCTCTGCGACAACTGGGACCAGCCCGAAGACGGGATCTGGGAAACCCGCAGCGGCCGCCAGGACTTCACCTACGGGCGCCTGATGTCCTGGGTAGCCTTCGACCGAGCTGTCCGCCTCGCACACCGACGCGGACGACCCGGCGACACCAACCGGTGGGTGAGTGCCCGAAACCAGATCTACGACCAGATCATGGCCCGCGGCTTCCACCCCGGACCCGGTGCCTTCGTGCAGCACTACGCGTCCGACGTCCTCGACGGGTCCCTGCTCATCATGCCAACGATCGGACTCGTGTCGCCTGACGACCTGATGTGGCAGTCAACGCTGCGGGCCATGGACGCAACACTGGTCTCCGACAGCCTCGTCTACCGCTACGACCCGAACGCCTCACCCGACGGCCTGCCCGGCCAGGAGAACACCTTCACCATGTGCAGCTTCTGGTACGTCCGGGCACTCGCGCAGTCCGGACGGCTCGAAGACGCCACGCTGACCTTCGAGAAGATGCTCACCTACAGCAGCCCCCTCGGCCTCTACTCAGAGGAAATCACCCCCACCGGCGAGCAGGTCGGCAACTTCCCGCAGGCGTTCAGCCACCTCTCACTGATCACCGCCGCCGTGAACCTCGACCAACTACTCGATGGCCGCCCGTGA
- a CDS encoding flavin reductase — translation MITHLPVSPAWTCGGCGADWPCQTRQRELRAEYDRVPVSLALYLAAQLVDAAEDLAHVPAGRLHHRFLGWTR, via the coding sequence ATGATCACACACCTTCCGGTCAGCCCCGCTTGGACGTGCGGCGGTTGCGGTGCCGACTGGCCCTGCCAGACGCGGCAGCGGGAGCTGCGAGCCGAGTACGACCGCGTCCCGGTGTCGCTCGCCCTCTACCTGGCCGCTCAGCTCGTCGACGCCGCCGAGGACCTGGCCCACGTCCCCGCCGGCCGCCTACACCACCGGTTCCTCGGCTGGACCCGATGA
- a CDS encoding FMN reductase has protein sequence MTRRTLAVISAGLSQPSSTRLLADQLAAATRDELVRRGAEVELRVVDLREYAHDVMNNLLTGFPPAALRGALDAVTGADGIIAVTPIFNASYSGLFKSFFDVVESESLVDRPVLIAATGGTARHSLALEHAVRPMFSYLRAVVVPTTVFAAPEDWSGGTADGALRGRIRRAAGELADQVERRLPVSGPADPFALTTDFLQMLGRGDDDQVSPPGRTDERPAPGSARAGSPPG, from the coding sequence GTGACCCGCCGCACCCTCGCCGTGATCTCGGCCGGCCTCAGCCAGCCCTCGTCCACCCGGCTGCTCGCCGACCAGCTCGCCGCGGCGACCCGCGACGAGCTGGTCCGGCGCGGCGCCGAGGTGGAGCTGCGCGTCGTCGACCTGCGCGAGTACGCCCACGACGTCATGAACAACCTGCTCACCGGGTTCCCGCCGGCCGCCCTGCGCGGGGCCCTCGACGCGGTGACCGGGGCCGACGGGATCATCGCCGTCACCCCGATCTTCAACGCGTCGTACAGCGGGCTGTTCAAGTCCTTCTTCGACGTGGTGGAGTCCGAGTCGCTGGTCGACCGGCCGGTGCTGATCGCCGCCACCGGGGGCACCGCCCGGCACTCGCTGGCCCTGGAGCACGCCGTCCGCCCGATGTTCAGCTACCTGCGGGCGGTGGTGGTCCCCACCACGGTCTTCGCGGCCCCGGAGGACTGGTCCGGTGGCACCGCGGACGGCGCGTTGCGGGGTCGGATCAGGCGCGCCGCCGGGGAGTTGGCCGACCAGGTCGAGCGGCGGCTGCCGGTCAGCGGACCCGCCGACCCGTTCGCCCTCACCACCGACTTCCTGCAGATGCTCGGCCGGGGCGACGACGACCAGGTCAGCCCTCCCGGTCGTACGGATGAGCGACCAGCACCGGGCAGTGCGCGTGCTGGATCGCCGCCTGGCTGA
- a CDS encoding universal stress protein: protein MPMNRPVVVGVDGSPSSLVAAEHAARAALLRSRPLLLVHGYLHPLGYGVPLNPYDLGVPAPSEEAQKMLERTAADLADRWPGLDVEVRQVAGGPGATMVEASRRAELVVVGSRGLGGFVGLLLGSVGGQVAAHAHCPVLVVRPDEQPIPVDEPVLVGVDGSESSRLAARYGADEAALRDVPLVLVHVGAPDGGRPVPDEVEESQAAYHAEAVRLLADASAAVRADHPGLVVREHPVRAAGTAQGLIEASGGASLLVVGTRGRRGFTGLLLGSVSQAAIQHAHCPVLVAHPYDREG from the coding sequence GTGCCGATGAACCGACCTGTCGTGGTGGGTGTGGACGGATCGCCGTCCAGCCTCGTCGCCGCGGAACACGCGGCCCGTGCCGCCCTGCTCCGGTCCCGGCCGCTGCTCCTCGTACACGGCTACCTGCACCCGCTCGGCTACGGCGTGCCGCTCAACCCGTACGACCTCGGGGTGCCGGCGCCCTCCGAGGAGGCGCAGAAGATGTTGGAGCGCACGGCGGCCGACCTGGCCGACCGCTGGCCCGGCCTCGACGTCGAGGTACGCCAGGTCGCCGGCGGTCCCGGCGCCACCATGGTCGAGGCGTCCCGGCGTGCCGAACTCGTCGTGGTGGGCAGTCGAGGGCTGGGTGGGTTCGTCGGGCTGCTGCTCGGCTCGGTCGGCGGGCAGGTGGCCGCGCACGCGCACTGCCCGGTGCTGGTGGTCCGCCCGGACGAGCAGCCGATCCCGGTGGACGAGCCGGTGCTGGTCGGCGTGGACGGATCCGAGTCGTCCCGGCTCGCCGCCCGGTACGGCGCCGACGAGGCGGCGCTGCGCGACGTCCCGCTGGTGCTGGTGCATGTCGGCGCGCCGGACGGCGGCCGGCCGGTCCCGGACGAGGTCGAGGAGTCACAGGCCGCGTACCACGCGGAGGCGGTGCGGCTGCTGGCCGACGCGTCCGCCGCCGTCCGGGCCGACCATCCCGGCCTGGTGGTGCGGGAGCATCCGGTCCGGGCGGCCGGCACGGCCCAGGGGCTCATCGAGGCGAGCGGCGGAGCGTCGCTGCTGGTCGTGGGCACCCGGGGCCGGCGCGGATTCACCGGGCTGTTGCTCGGCTCGGTCAGCCAGGCGGCGATCCAGCACGCGCACTGCCCGGTGCTGGTCGCTCATCCGTACGACCGGGAGGGCTGA
- a CDS encoding GNAT family N-acetyltransferase encodes MTSDVRLRPVREDDLVEFFLYQQDPEANRMAAFVAADPSDHREFARHWARVLTDPAIVVRTVEADGEVVGYVTAFPDGDRTEVSYWIDRARWGRGDATAALAALLRELPRPVHARAAKDNAASLAVLRKCGFVVVGEDSGYANGRGIDVEEWLLELPADDSDLGGH; translated from the coding sequence ATGACCTCCGACGTGCGGCTACGCCCGGTCCGCGAGGACGATCTCGTGGAGTTCTTCCTGTACCAGCAGGATCCGGAGGCCAACCGGATGGCCGCTTTCGTCGCCGCGGACCCGTCCGACCACCGCGAGTTCGCCCGGCACTGGGCACGGGTGCTCACCGACCCGGCGATCGTGGTCCGCACCGTCGAGGCCGACGGCGAGGTGGTCGGCTACGTCACCGCCTTCCCGGACGGTGACCGCACCGAGGTCAGCTACTGGATCGACCGGGCCCGCTGGGGTCGGGGCGACGCCACGGCGGCCCTGGCCGCCCTGCTGCGCGAGCTGCCCCGGCCGGTGCACGCCCGCGCCGCCAAGGACAACGCCGCGTCCCTCGCGGTGCTGCGCAAGTGCGGCTTCGTGGTGGTCGGCGAGGACTCGGGGTACGCCAACGGCCGGGGCATCGATGTCGAGGAGTGGCTGCTGGAGCTGCCCGCCGACGACTCTGACCTGGGCGGGCACTAG
- a CDS encoding universal stress protein has product MTTRSGAFVVVGVDGSASALDAVRAGARAAAAQHLPLRVVHAFVWPLYATVQGPLPTDVGLRREADELVAEAVAEAKKVSADLPVTGAVVDGTPTPVLLRATRDAALLVLGHRGLGGFTELLVGSTAVQVSARADCPVLVVRGESRADGPVVVGVDGSALSTEALGFAFAEAARRDTTLVAVHAWQIPTSFIAGEVLPLVYDLDAATAAEERILAEAVAGWSERYPEVPVRQRVVYGAPARVLIEESVAAQLTVVGAHGRGALGGMLLGSVSHTVLHHAKGPLAIVRHQAGSRED; this is encoded by the coding sequence ATGACCACCAGATCCGGTGCTTTCGTCGTGGTGGGTGTCGACGGTTCCGCCTCCGCGCTGGACGCGGTACGCGCGGGCGCCCGAGCGGCCGCCGCCCAACACCTTCCGCTGCGGGTGGTGCACGCGTTCGTCTGGCCGCTGTACGCGACCGTGCAGGGCCCGCTGCCAACCGATGTCGGGCTTCGCCGCGAGGCCGACGAACTCGTCGCCGAGGCGGTCGCCGAGGCCAAGAAGGTCTCCGCGGACCTGCCGGTCACCGGCGCGGTGGTCGACGGCACGCCCACGCCGGTGTTGCTGCGCGCGACCCGCGACGCGGCGCTGCTGGTACTCGGCCACCGTGGTCTCGGCGGCTTCACGGAACTGCTGGTGGGCTCGACGGCCGTTCAGGTTTCCGCCCGCGCCGACTGCCCGGTGCTGGTGGTCCGGGGCGAGTCCCGGGCCGACGGTCCGGTGGTGGTGGGCGTCGACGGCTCGGCGCTGTCCACCGAGGCGCTCGGCTTCGCGTTCGCCGAGGCCGCACGGCGGGACACCACGCTGGTAGCGGTGCACGCCTGGCAGATCCCGACGTCGTTCATCGCGGGTGAGGTGCTCCCGTTGGTGTACGACCTGGACGCGGCCACCGCCGCGGAGGAGCGAATTCTCGCCGAAGCCGTGGCCGGCTGGTCCGAGCGGTACCCGGAGGTGCCGGTGCGGCAGCGAGTCGTCTACGGGGCACCGGCCCGGGTGCTGATCGAGGAGTCCGTGGCGGCGCAGCTGACCGTGGTCGGGGCGCACGGACGCGGCGCGCTCGGCGGGATGCTGCTCGGCTCGGTCAGCCACACGGTGCTGCACCACGCGAAGGGTCCGCTGGCGATCGTGCGGCACCAGGCCGGGAGCCGCGAGGACTAA
- a CDS encoding GAP family protein yields the protein MNLLSVLPLTVVMIAGPQIISAVFLASSREAKRSSLAYLVGAGLAMLIGLTVWYFVFHAVRGMGGGHGKHAGTRHLIDWVVLAVLLALMVIVFARRERSQPPKWMSKLQAASPRFAFGLGFLLFIAMPTDEGTMLVVAGSLAGHDKPWWHLLPFLVLTLLFLALPLLALLALGQRALAVLPKIRDWANAHSWLISEAVILIFVAIVVSDLLK from the coding sequence GTGAACTTGCTGAGCGTCCTGCCGCTTACGGTGGTGATGATCGCCGGTCCGCAGATCATCAGCGCCGTCTTCCTCGCCTCCAGCCGGGAGGCCAAGCGCAGCTCGCTCGCCTACCTGGTTGGGGCCGGCCTCGCCATGCTCATCGGGCTGACCGTCTGGTACTTCGTCTTCCACGCCGTACGGGGCATGGGCGGCGGGCACGGCAAGCATGCCGGTACTCGTCACCTGATCGACTGGGTGGTGTTGGCCGTGCTGTTGGCGCTGATGGTGATCGTCTTCGCCCGCCGCGAGCGGAGCCAGCCGCCGAAGTGGATGAGCAAGTTGCAGGCGGCCAGCCCCCGCTTCGCTTTCGGGTTGGGCTTTCTGCTCTTCATCGCCATGCCCACCGACGAAGGCACCATGCTGGTGGTCGCTGGAAGCCTGGCCGGGCACGACAAGCCCTGGTGGCACCTGCTGCCATTCCTGGTTCTGACGCTGCTGTTTCTGGCGTTGCCGCTACTCGCCCTGCTCGCGCTCGGTCAGCGCGCGCTGGCGGTGCTGCCGAAGATCCGGGACTGGGCCAACGCCCACTCGTGGCTGATCAGCGAGGCGGTCATCCTGATCTTCGTGGCAATCGTCGTTTCCGATCTGCTCAAGTAA